CGGGCGGTGGCGCTGGGCAGCCTGGAGGCCAAGGGCCTGGAGTACGACGCCACGGTGGTGGTCTCCCCGGCGGAGATCGCCGAGGAGTCCGCGGCGGGCCTGCGGGTGCTGTACGTGGCGCTGACGCGCGCGACGCAGCAGCTGACCGTCGTCTCGGCCGACCGGGACAAGCCGGACGCCGACGGAGTGCCGGAGCTGCTGCTGCCGTAGCTCCGCGAAGCCTCCCGGCCGGGCCGGGAGGCTTCGTAGGGCCGTATGGTCCGCGGCCAAGCGCGTGGTGGTTTTGCACCGACTTCCGGCACGGGGATGACATCGGGCGATCCTTTGTTAGCCTGGGTACGGCACCGACTCGATCCAAGCCCCCGGGCCCAACCTTCGTCGCCTAGAGCGACCACTTGCCGCGAGGCGAGCATGGCGGGTCGGTGTCATAAACGTAGAAGTGACCAGGTCCGCGCCCTCCACCAGTGGAGGGCGCGGACCTGTTTTGTATGGACCCACCATTCCGAACCACCTTGGTATCTCGTATGGTGGAAGTGTTCTTCCGAATTTTGTAGCTGGTTACCTTGTACCGGCTGGTAGGTGGGACGATCGGACAACAGGTCCTGCCGCACCTGTCAGTGGTTGGCCGGCGCAGCGCGGGACCCTGTGTGTACAAGAAAAAACCAGGGACAGAAGAGGAACACGGCCATGGCAACGGCGCCCAGCGTCTCGTATTCGATGACGGTCCGCCTGGAAGTGCCCGCGAGCGGAACCGCGGTCTCCCAGCTCACCACCGCCGTGGAGTCCTCCGGTGGTTCGGTCACCGGCCTCGACGTGACCGCCTCCGGTCACGAGAAGCTCCGGATCGACGTCACCATCGCCGCCACCTCCACCGCGCACGCCGACGAGATCGTCGAGAAGCTGCGCGGGATCGAGGGCGTCAGCCTCGGCAAGGTCTCCGACCGAACCTTCCTGATGCACCTCGGCGGCAAGATCGAGATGTCGTCCAAGCACCCCATCCGCAACCGTGACGACCTCTCGATGATCTACACCCCGGGCGTGGCCCGCGTGTGCATGGCCATCGCCGAGAACCCCGAGGACGCGCGCCGCCTCACCATCAAGCGCAACTCCGTCGCAGTCGTGACGGACGGCTCCGCCGTGCTGGGCCTGGGCAACATCGGCCCGATGGCCGCGCTGCCTGTCATGGAGGGCAAGGCGGCCCTCTTCAAGCGCTTCGCCGGCATCGACGCCTGGCCGATCTGCCTCGACACCCAGGACGCCGACGAGATCGTCGCCATCGTCAAGGCCATCGCCCCGGGCTTCGCCGGCATCAACCTGGAGGACATCTCCGCGCCGCGCTGCTTCGAGATCGAGGCCCGGCTGCGCGAGGCCCTCGACATTCCCGTCTTCCACGACGACCAGCACGGCACCGCGATCGTGGTCCTCGCCGCCCTGACGAACGCACTTCGCGTGGTGGGCAAGGCAGTTGGCGACGTCAAGGTCGTCATGTCCGGCGCCGGCGCGGCCGGTACGGCCATCCTCAAGCTGCTCCTCGCGGCGGGCGTCAAGAACGCCGTCAGCGCCGACATCCACGGTGTCGTGCACGCGGACCGCCCCGACCTCGTCGACGCGGCCCCCGACTCCCCGCTGCGCTGGATCGCCGACAACACCAACCCCGAGGGCTACACCGGCACTCTGAAGGAGGCCGTGGTCGGCGCCGACGTGTTCATCGGCGTCTCGGCCCCGAACGTGCTCTCCGGCGAGGACGTGGCCGCCATGGCCGAAGGTGCCATCGTGTTCGCGCTCGCGAACCCGGACCCCGAGGTGGACCCGGCCGTCGCGCGCCAGACCGCCGCCGTCGTCGCCACCGGCCGCTCCGACTTCCCGAACCAGATCAACAACGTGCTGGTCTTCCCGGGTGTCTTCCGCGGCCTCCTGGACGCCCAGTCCCGGACCGTGAACACCGACATGATGCTGGCCGCCGCGACCGCCCTGGCGGACGTCGTCGGCGAGGACGAGCTGAACGCGAACTACATCATCCCGTCGGTCTTCAACGACAAGGTCGCGGGCGCGGTCGCGGGCGCCGTCCGCAAGGCCGCCACCAACGCCTGAGCGGGCCGCGAAGGCGGCCGGGGGCCGTCTGTGACGGCCCTCACGGCCCGCCGTTCCCGGCGCGTCGCGAGATGCGGGCCCGGTGGGCCGCCTCTAGGGTTGCGGGGATGCCCGCGGGGTTCGCTGTCCGCGTCCGTGTGTGCGCAAGGGTGTGGACGGAGCGTCACCGCGGCGTGACTGTGGCGCTTTTCGTGTGACCCCGGCGGGTGCCGGATTGGCTTTCCCGCCGCTGGTGGGGGCAGGATGCGTAACCGGGCGAGAGGGTCTGACGTTCAGACCCGGGTCCGGGGACTGTCCGAGGGCCCTGGCAGCATCGGCTTCGATCTCACGCCTCTAAGGCAAGTTGAACACGGGAGTACAACATGAACCGCAGTGAGCTGGTGGCCGCTCTGTCCGAGCGCGCCGAGGTGACCCGCAAGGACGCCGACGCCGTTCTGGCCGCGCTCGCCGAGACCGTCGGCGAGATTGTCGCCAAGGGCGACGAGAAGGTCACCATCCCCGGCTTCCTGACCTTCGAGCGCACCCACCGTGCCGCTCGCACCGCGCGCAACCCGCAGACCGGCGACCCCATCCAGATCCCGGCCGGCTACAGCGTGAAGGTCTCCGCGGGCTCCAAGCTCAAGGAAGCCGCCAAGGGCAAGTAGTCCGCCCTTGTGCCGAGGGCCGCACAGGCCCTCGGGACGGCAGTAGGACGCAGTACGGCCCAGGGCGGCCGCCCCCGGCGGGGCGGCCGCCCTTCGGCCTGTCCGGGGCCTGTGCGGGGCCTGTTCGGGCCCGTGCGGGCCGTTCGGGGCCGTGTGGCCGGTCCGGGCCCCTCAGGGGCCCTTGCGGCCCGTCCCCGGGTGGGCGCGGGGGCCCGTGCGGCCCGGTGGGGTCCTCCCGGGCCTTGAGGCCCCGTCAGGCGCCTTGCCGGGCGCGAGGCATGAGAAGAGCCCCCCGGGCCCCTTGCGGGGCCCGGGGGGCTCTTCTCGTACGACACGGCCGAACGCGTCGGCCGAACGGGTCGTCCCTACCGGTCAGACGAGGTCGCCGCCCGGGAGTTCGACCTTCGCACCGAGCTCGACGAGCTTCTCCATGAAGTTCTCGTAGCCGCGGTTGATCAGGTCGATGCCGTGGACGCGCGAGGTGCCCTCGGCCGCCAGCGCCGCGATCAGGTACGAGAACCCGCCGCGCAGGTCGGGGATGACCAGGTCGGCGCCCTGCAGCTTGGTGGGGCCGGAGACGACCGCCGAGTGCAGGAAGTTGCGCTGGCCGAAGCGGCAGGCGCTGCCGCCCAGGCACTCGCGGTACAGCTGGATGTGAGCACCCATCTGGTTGAGCGCCGAGGTGAAGCCGAGCCGGGACTCGTAGACCGTCTCGTGGACGATCGACAGGCCGGAGGCCTGCGTCAGGGCCACGACGAGCGGCTGCTGCCAGTCCGTCTGGAAGCCGGGGTGGACGTCCGTCTCCAGCGCGATGGCCTTGAGCGGGCCGCCCGGGTGCCAGAAGCGGATGCCGTCGTCGTCGATCTCGAAGGCACCGCCGACCCGGCGGAAGGTGTTCAGGAAGGTCATCATCGAGCGCTGCTGGGCGCCGCGCACGTAGATGTTGCCGCCGGTCGCCAGGGCCGCGGAAGCCCAGGACGCGGCCTCCAGGCGGTCCGGGAGCGCCTTGTGGTTGTAGCCGCCGAGGCTGTCGACACCGGTGATCCGGATGGTCCGGTCGGTGTCCATGGAGATGATCGCGCCCATCTTCTGCAGTACGCAGATGAGGTCCTCGATCTCCGGCTCCACGGCGGCGTTGCTGAGCTCGGTGACGCCCTCGGCCAGGACGGCCGTCAGCAGCACCTGCTCGGTCGAGCCGACCGAGGGGTAGGGCAGGCGGATCTTGCAGCCGCGCAGGCGCTGCGGGGCCTCCAGGTACTGGCCGCCCTCGCGCTTCTCGATGGTCGCGCCGAACTGGCGGAGCACGTCGAAGTGGAAGTCGATCGGCCGGCCGCCGATGTCGCAGCCGCCGAGGCCCGGGATGAAGGCGTGGCCGAGGCGGTGCAGCAGGGGGCCGCAGAACAGGATCGGGATGCGCGACGAGCCCGCGTGGGCGTCGATGTCGGCGACGTTCGCGCTCTCGACGTGGGTCGGGTCGAGCACCAGCTCGCCCGGCTCGTCGCCGGGGCGGACCGTCACCCCGTGCAGCTGGAGCAGCCCGCGCACGACCCGGACGTCACGGATGTCGGGAACGTTGCGCAGCCGACTCGGTCCACTGCCGAGCAGCGCGGCGACCATGGCCTTGGGCACGAGGTTCTTCGCACCGCGGACTCGGATCTCGCCCTCGAGCGGGGTGCCGCCGTGGACAAGCAGTACATCGTCACTGATGCCGGTCATGAATCTCGCGTTCCGGAGAGGGATGGGCGGGGGGCCAGGGAAAAGGGTAAGGGGCACCACCCCCTTGTTCGTAAGGCCGACGTGGCCGTAGGACTGTCATGAATTCGGTACAACACCCTCCGTATCCACCACATGGCGGAGCGTTGCGTTCCGCCTGGGTCCTCCACGCGCGCTCCTTGCTGCTGCCGTGCGCCCTGAGCTGCGTACGATCCGATCTCGCAGCGAACGCCCCGCAACGGGCGAATGTGCGGGATCATGTCGTCATGACCGAGGTGTCCTCCCTCACAGGGCGGCTGCTCGTGGCCACCCCCGTCCTCGCGGACCCGAATTTCGACCGCGCGGTGGTGCTCCTGCTCGACCACGACGAGCAGGGCTCGCTCGGTGTGGTCCTCAACCGGCCGACGCCCGTGGGCGTCGGCGACGTACTGCTGCCCTGGGCCCCGCTGGCCGGCGCTCCCGGTGTGGTCTTCCAGGGCGGGCCCGTCGCCCTCGACTCGGCGCTCGGCATCGCGGTCATCCCCGGCGAGGAGGGCCCGCTCGGCTGGCGCCGGGTCCACGGAGCGATCGGCCTGGTCGACCTGGAGGCCCCGCCGGAGCTGCTGGCCGCGGCGCTCGGGTCCTTGCGCATCTTCGCCGGCTACTCGGGCTGGGGGCCGGGTCAGCTGGAGGACGAGGTGGGCGACGGAGCCTGGTACGTCGTGGAGTCGGAGCCCGGCGACGTGTCCTTCCCCGACCCCGAACGGCTCTGGCGAGCGGTGCTGCGCCGCCAGCGCAGCGAACTCGCGATGGTCGCCACCTATCCGGACGACCCGTCGCTCAACTGACCCGTGCGGGGGTCGGTACCCTGGCTTTATGAGCACTCTTGAGCCCGAGCGCGGGACTGGTACGGGGACCCTCGTAGAGCCGACGCCGCAGGTGTCCCACGGCGACGGCGACCACGAGCGCTTCGCCCACTACGTCCAGAAGGACAAGATCATGGCGAGCGCCCTCGACGGGACCCCCGTCGTCGCGCTCTGCGGCAAGGTCTGGGTACCGGGCCGGGACCCGAAGAAGTACCCGGTCTGTCCCATGTGCAAGGAGATCTACGAGTCCATGGGCCCCGGCGGGGACAAGGACAAGGGCGGAAAAGACAAGTAGTCCGTCCTCGACGAGCAGGACCAAGGCCCCCAGGTCGCGCACAGCCGCGTCCCGGGGGCCTTCCGCGTACTAGGGTCGGCGGCACGAGCACTCTGCGGAACGGGCGTTGCGCAGGGCGCAACAGGCTGCTGCGAAGGGCTGGCGCATGGACCTGATCCCCGT
This genomic window from Streptomyces sp. NBC_01351 contains:
- a CDS encoding NAD-dependent malic enzyme; translation: MATAPSVSYSMTVRLEVPASGTAVSQLTTAVESSGGSVTGLDVTASGHEKLRIDVTIAATSTAHADEIVEKLRGIEGVSLGKVSDRTFLMHLGGKIEMSSKHPIRNRDDLSMIYTPGVARVCMAIAENPEDARRLTIKRNSVAVVTDGSAVLGLGNIGPMAALPVMEGKAALFKRFAGIDAWPICLDTQDADEIVAIVKAIAPGFAGINLEDISAPRCFEIEARLREALDIPVFHDDQHGTAIVVLAALTNALRVVGKAVGDVKVVMSGAGAAGTAILKLLLAAGVKNAVSADIHGVVHADRPDLVDAAPDSPLRWIADNTNPEGYTGTLKEAVVGADVFIGVSAPNVLSGEDVAAMAEGAIVFALANPDPEVDPAVARQTAAVVATGRSDFPNQINNVLVFPGVFRGLLDAQSRTVNTDMMLAAATALADVVGEDELNANYIIPSVFNDKVAGAVAGAVRKAATNA
- a CDS encoding HU family DNA-binding protein, giving the protein MNRSELVAALSERAEVTRKDADAVLAALAETVGEIVAKGDEKVTIPGFLTFERTHRAARTARNPQTGDPIQIPAGYSVKVSAGSKLKEAAKGK
- the murA gene encoding UDP-N-acetylglucosamine 1-carboxyvinyltransferase, encoding MTGISDDVLLVHGGTPLEGEIRVRGAKNLVPKAMVAALLGSGPSRLRNVPDIRDVRVVRGLLQLHGVTVRPGDEPGELVLDPTHVESANVADIDAHAGSSRIPILFCGPLLHRLGHAFIPGLGGCDIGGRPIDFHFDVLRQFGATIEKREGGQYLEAPQRLRGCKIRLPYPSVGSTEQVLLTAVLAEGVTELSNAAVEPEIEDLICVLQKMGAIISMDTDRTIRITGVDSLGGYNHKALPDRLEAASWASAALATGGNIYVRGAQQRSMMTFLNTFRRVGGAFEIDDDGIRFWHPGGPLKAIALETDVHPGFQTDWQQPLVVALTQASGLSIVHETVYESRLGFTSALNQMGAHIQLYRECLGGSACRFGQRNFLHSAVVSGPTKLQGADLVIPDLRGGFSYLIAALAAEGTSRVHGIDLINRGYENFMEKLVELGAKVELPGGDLV
- a CDS encoding YqgE/AlgH family protein; this encodes MTEVSSLTGRLLVATPVLADPNFDRAVVLLLDHDEQGSLGVVLNRPTPVGVGDVLLPWAPLAGAPGVVFQGGPVALDSALGIAVIPGEEGPLGWRRVHGAIGLVDLEAPPELLAAALGSLRIFAGYSGWGPGQLEDEVGDGAWYVVESEPGDVSFPDPERLWRAVLRRQRSELAMVATYPDDPSLN
- a CDS encoding DUF3039 domain-containing protein, with the protein product MSTLEPERGTGTGTLVEPTPQVSHGDGDHERFAHYVQKDKIMASALDGTPVVALCGKVWVPGRDPKKYPVCPMCKEIYESMGPGGDKDKGGKDK